Proteins found in one Carassius auratus strain Wakin chromosome 42, ASM336829v1, whole genome shotgun sequence genomic segment:
- the ap5m1 gene encoding AP-5 complex subunit mu-1: protein MSVRALWVVSHEKGESGKVRFSRRFPTVEFRAKSLAGTQYVAVPEDRVIPQLLLTELGLVDPDKSYVEARDDCARQHRSPAVELRLDGPGGRTLWPVLTVTQGVLILACLPLVEAPPVPRPPLPSLASVSQGLALLSGLQDFLCGPGGKPESDVLASRLAALPSVLLQVCPLGRPLDTPPPAGSVPASVAPSPGGAQKQPAWKAGVHRGRAVVSVALTEKVRSMQYSKNSQQDIWDVYGMVMCKCEVEGVLPNVIVTLTLPHNGSPLQDILVHPCVTSLDASLLTACSVDENDGSAFSGPYKFPFSPPLELFRLCSYTSQVPVPPILGSYKLKAEENHLKVNVVLKLHESVKNSFEYCDAHIPFFNQNLMGSVEVKVSSGQLEVSKEKNLLVWVLGQKFPKSREATLEGTVHFSGTVAGPTDPLCSGLTAYAKLHFRVPDLTLSGCCVDQHSVQVYSSAKPRIVTTRELVSSEYYIWNSTGDTPVSSGLMVL, encoded by the exons ATGAGTGTACGAGCACTATGGGTTGTCTCACACGAGAAGGGTGAATCTGGAAAAGTGAGGTTTTCTAG GCGATTCCCAACAGTTGAGTTCCGTGCCAAATCCTTGGCTGGAACTCAGTATGTGGCCGTTCCGGAGGACCGCGTCATACCCCAGCTGCTGCTGACAGAGCTGGGCCTGGTGGATCCTGACAAATCTTATGTCGAAGCACGGGACGACTGCGCCCGTCAGCACCGCTCTCCGGCTGTGGAGCTCCGCCTGGATGGCCCGGGTGGGAGAACCCTCTGGCCCGTGCTCACAGTCACTCAGGGGGTGTTAATCCTAGCCTGCCTTCCTCTAGTGGAAGCACCTCCTGTGCCTCGGCCACCTCTCCCCAGCCTGGCCTCAGTCTCTCAGGGCTTAGCGCTTTTGTCAGGCCTGCAGGATTTCCTTTGTGGCCCTGGAGGTAAACCAGAGTCTGATGTGCTGGCCTCCCGTTTGGCTGCTCTTCCCTCTGTGCTCCTGCAGGTTTGCCCTTTGGGGAGGCCACTGGACACCCCTCCTCCTGCTGGATCAGTGCCTGCCTCTGTGGCTCCAAGCCCAGGGGGGGCTCAAAAGCAGCCAGCCTGGAAGGCAGGGGTCCACCGAGGCAGGGCTGTAGTAAGTGTGGCCCTCACTGAGAAGGTGAGGTCCATGCAGTACAGCAAGAATAGTCAACAAGACATCTGGGATGTGTACGGCATGGTCATGTGCAAA TGTGAGGTTGAAGGTGTTCTGCCCAATGTGATCGTCACCCTCACACTCCCACACAACGGCTCGCCCCTGCAGGACATTCTTGTCCATCCCTGTGTGACGTCTCTGGATGCAAGCCTTCTTACCGCCTGCAGTGTGGACGAGAATGACGGTTCCGCCTTTTCAGGGCCATACAAGTTCCCTTTCTCACCACCTCTGGAGCTTTTCAGACTCTGTAGTTACACCTCACAG GTACCTGTGCCACCAATTCTTGGCTCCTACAAGCTGAAGGCAGAGGAGAATCATTTGAAGGTCAACGTCGTCTTGAAGCTCCATGAAAGTGTCAAAAACAGCTTTGAGTACTGCGACGCACACATTCCATTTTTCAACCA GAATCTAATGGGAAGTGTGGAGGTCAAAGTGAGCTCAGGACAGCTTGAGGTGTCTAAAGAGAAGAACCTACTGGTTTGGGTCCTTG GTCAGAAGTTTCCAAAGTCCCGTGAAGCAACGCTGGAGGGAACTGTTCATTTTTCAGGGACTGTTGCTGGACCGACTGACCCTCTGTGCTCAGGACTCACCGCTTATGCAAAA CTTCATTTTCGTGTGCCAGATTTGACTTTGTCTGGTTGCTGTGTGGACCAACACTCAGTGCAGGTTTACTCATCCGCCAAACCACGTATTGTCACAA CACGAGAGCTGGTCTCCTCCGAATATTACATCTGGAACTCCACAGGTGACACCCCAGTGTCCTCTGGACTCATGGTGCTGTGA